One genomic window of Thermococcus indicus includes the following:
- a CDS encoding NYN domain-containing protein: MGKYEDYKFLLDEYKPEVIYASNKYFYFWDGSKFYAFERRGYKTFGDVELSIKLGFWNAVKKLKSDDSIKSVNVHGDGTVTVAGYTKTGEYVELQFDSEGDLFYYAMDNEFEDFEEFVDALRLGFLDGESFRKALSGGFANAMEYFDAVAGGFTRFDEYDGAKRLNINNRWEYVLFKELNQIRAEYSLNTIEEAHLIKILRDIAIGEKISLEILWDKLRSERNKILQKYNVWNQDMSWYGEPKILTDPESLGGYLTSSEIIRRFGEYDEKTKVFTRVLPGGFLSEDEYKDAISRGYTTRREYLDARKRGFVDSLAQLQLKEPFTIFKPVDDVSETPDSDINWECRIKSGKFVARKELTLNDLGISTEAELYRYATDRGFQTFGEFFESLQRGTLKRDEYIAIKKGGFNNALEFLVAEKLGYSTRTELVALIYKDYKELKALKEKYHLKTYGDALILSLLLNLKKERRKLSLDEIWQWLKECEYAYFNRDSLWYTLGRKSGNYKTFTSKEELEKYLIALLKRYGSDIGTYDIESKSFMPKLPPVIVDGSNVAWEGRDKRHGEKALARNIVLVVEKLKELGYSDIHVFVDASLRYQVEDKGLLEKLIDSGIVEVMPAEVPADDYVIKYARDFDAYIVSNDRYVDWIEKNPNLKEFIKTHRVTFKIHKGIVHFDKKIEGL, translated from the coding sequence GTGGGGAAGTATGAGGACTACAAATTCCTTCTGGACGAATACAAGCCTGAGGTTATTTATGCGTCGAATAAATACTTCTATTTCTGGGACGGTAGCAAGTTCTATGCTTTTGAAAGAAGGGGATATAAGACATTCGGGGACGTTGAGCTATCGATAAAACTTGGATTCTGGAATGCCGTGAAGAAACTTAAATCTGACGACTCTATTAAAAGTGTGAATGTGCATGGGGATGGCACGGTTACTGTAGCGGGCTATACTAAGACGGGGGAGTATGTGGAACTTCAGTTCGACTCCGAGGGTGATTTGTTCTATTATGCTATGGACAACGAATTTGAAGATTTTGAGGAATTTGTAGATGCGTTAAGACTTGGTTTTCTTGATGGAGAATCCTTCAGAAAAGCCCTTTCGGGTGGATTTGCAAACGCAATGGAATACTTCGATGCAGTTGCGGGAGGGTTTACCAGATTCGATGAATACGATGGAGCTAAACGCCTTAATATCAACAACCGTTGGGAATATGTGCTTTTTAAGGAACTCAATCAGATAAGGGCAGAGTATTCACTCAACACAATCGAGGAAGCCCACCTCATTAAGATTCTACGCGATATTGCCATCGGGGAGAAAATATCTCTTGAGATTCTATGGGACAAGCTACGCTCAGAGAGGAATAAGATTCTCCAGAAGTACAACGTATGGAATCAGGATATGAGCTGGTACGGGGAACCAAAAATCTTAACTGACCCAGAATCGCTCGGGGGATATCTTACGTCTTCGGAAATTATACGAAGATTTGGGGAGTACGATGAGAAGACCAAAGTTTTCACGAGGGTTCTGCCCGGTGGATTTTTGAGTGAAGACGAGTATAAAGACGCAATTTCTAGGGGTTACACCACCCGGCGCGAATATCTTGATGCACGGAAAAGGGGGTTTGTTGATTCCCTTGCCCAGCTACAGTTGAAGGAGCCGTTTACCATCTTCAAACCGGTAGATGACGTTTCAGAGACCCCTGATTCGGATATTAATTGGGAGTGTAGGATTAAATCCGGAAAATTCGTTGCTCGTAAGGAGCTAACGCTTAATGACCTGGGGATTTCAACGGAGGCTGAACTCTACAGATATGCCACTGATCGTGGTTTCCAGACATTTGGGGAGTTCTTTGAGTCCCTTCAACGAGGGACGCTGAAACGGGACGAATATATAGCCATTAAGAAGGGTGGGTTTAACAATGCATTGGAATTTTTGGTTGCTGAGAAGCTGGGATATTCAACAAGGACGGAGCTAGTGGCGTTAATCTATAAGGATTACAAGGAACTTAAGGCTCTAAAAGAAAAGTATCACCTCAAGACTTACGGCGATGCGTTGATACTTAGCCTGCTCCTCAATCTCAAAAAGGAGCGGCGGAAACTCAGCCTCGATGAGATATGGCAATGGTTAAAAGAATGTGAATATGCTTATTTCAACAGGGATTCCCTTTGGTACACTCTGGGAAGGAAGAGCGGGAACTACAAGACCTTTACCAGCAAAGAGGAATTAGAAAAATACCTCATTGCTCTCTTAAAGAGATATGGGAGCGACATTGGAACGTATGATATCGAGAGCAAGTCTTTCATGCCAAAGCTGCCTCCCGTCATTGTTGATGGGAGCAATGTAGCGTGGGAAGGCCGGGATAAAAGGCACGGGGAGAAGGCTCTGGCAAGGAACATTGTACTCGTCGTTGAGAAGCTGAAAGAACTTGGGTACTCCGATATTCACGTCTTTGTTGATGCTAGTCTTAGATACCAAGTGGAAGATAAAGGATTGCTGGAGAAACTAATTGACTCCGGGATTGTGGAGGTAATGCCCGCGGAAGTGCCTGCAGATGATTATGTAATAAAATACGCCAGAGATTTTGATGCTTACATAGTCTCCAACGACCGATATGTTGACTGGATAGAAAAGAACCCTAACCTCAAAGAGTTCATCAAAACACACAGGGTTACTTTCAAGATACACAAGGGAATCGTGCACTTTGACAAAAAGATTGAGGGTTTATGA
- a CDS encoding M24 family metallopeptidase, whose product MRLQKLVSLMKERNFDGALISPGTNLYYLTDLHIHEAGERLTVLVVSADGDYRLLAPSLYENVVRNYPVTFWRDGENPYDKLAWILAEFHLSGGRLLIEDTMRADWLMKVIRLGSFEFHPLSSLMRELRMRKDRHEIEMMGHAAKAADRVFDEILSWDLLGMRERELALKIELAIRELSDGISFEPIVAGGENAANPHHAPGDRRLRKGDLVILDYGAKWKGYCSDITRTIALGRPDERLVEIYEVVKEAQERAYRAVREGVLAREVDGAARETIAKAGYGEYFTHRTGHGLGLDVHEEPYIGPDGNVALENGMTFTIEPGIYVPGLGGVRIEDDVVVHDGRGKRLTRAERELIII is encoded by the coding sequence ATGCGCCTTCAAAAACTCGTATCCCTCATGAAGGAAAGGAACTTCGACGGTGCCCTGATCAGTCCCGGGACCAATCTCTACTATCTCACGGACCTCCACATCCACGAGGCCGGTGAGAGGCTCACCGTTCTGGTTGTGAGCGCCGACGGCGACTACCGGCTCCTGGCCCCGAGCCTCTACGAGAACGTTGTCAGGAACTATCCCGTCACCTTCTGGCGCGACGGGGAGAACCCCTACGACAAGCTCGCCTGGATCCTGGCGGAGTTCCACCTGTCGGGCGGGAGACTTCTCATAGAGGACACGATGCGGGCCGACTGGCTCATGAAAGTCATCCGCCTCGGCAGCTTCGAGTTCCACCCCCTGAGCTCGCTCATGAGGGAGCTCCGCATGAGAAAGGACAGGCACGAGATAGAGATGATGGGACACGCCGCCAAGGCAGCGGACAGGGTCTTCGATGAGATTCTGAGCTGGGATTTGCTTGGCATGCGTGAGAGGGAGCTGGCTTTGAAGATAGAGCTGGCAATAAGGGAGCTCAGCGATGGGATTTCCTTCGAGCCGATAGTGGCGGGCGGTGAGAACGCCGCCAACCCCCACCACGCGCCCGGGGACAGGAGGCTCAGGAAGGGCGACCTGGTGATACTCGACTACGGGGCGAAGTGGAAGGGCTACTGCTCGGACATCACGAGAACCATCGCCCTTGGACGGCCGGACGAGAGGCTGGTGGAGATCTACGAGGTCGTCAAAGAGGCACAGGAGAGGGCATACCGGGCCGTCCGTGAAGGTGTTCTCGCGAGGGAGGTGGACGGGGCCGCGAGGGAGACGATAGCGAAAGCCGGCTACGGCGAGTACTTCACCCACAGAACCGGGCATGGACTCGGGCTGGACGTCCACGAAGAGCCCTACATCGGCCCGGACGGAAACGTGGCCCTGGAGAACGGCATGACCTTCACTATAGAACCCGGAATCTACGTTCCGGGCCTGGGCGGTGTTCGCATAGAGGACGACGTCGTCGTTCACGATGGGAGGGGAAAGAGGCTGACAAGGGCAGAGAGGGAGCTGATAATCATATGA
- a CDS encoding 50S ribosomal protein L15e codes for MSMYKYIREAWKSPKKSYVGDLLKVRMIKWRREPVVVRAERPTRLDRARSLGYQAKQGYVIVRVRVRKGGRKRPRWKGGRKPSKMGQVKYSPKKSLQWIAEEKAARKFPNLEVLNSYWVGEDGMYRWFEVIMVDPHHPVIKADPKINWITGKAHKGRVFRGLTSAGRKSRGLRNKGKGAEKVRPSIRANKGKGK; via the coding sequence ATGAGCATGTACAAGTACATTAGGGAAGCCTGGAAGAGCCCGAAGAAGAGCTACGTTGGGGACCTTCTCAAGGTCAGGATGATCAAGTGGAGGAGGGAGCCGGTCGTCGTCCGCGCCGAGAGGCCGACCAGGCTCGACCGCGCCCGCTCGCTCGGCTACCAGGCCAAGCAGGGCTACGTTATCGTCCGCGTCCGCGTCAGGAAGGGCGGAAGGAAGAGGCCCAGGTGGAAGGGCGGAAGGAAGCCGAGTAAGATGGGTCAGGTCAAGTACAGCCCGAAGAAGAGCCTCCAGTGGATCGCCGAGGAGAAGGCTGCTCGCAAGTTCCCGAACCTCGAGGTCCTCAACAGCTACTGGGTCGGCGAGGACGGAATGTACAGGTGGTTTGAGGTCATAATGGTCGATCCGCACCACCCGGTCATCAAGGCCGACCCCAAGATCAACTGGATCACCGGCAAGGCCCACAAGGGTCGCGTCTTCCGCGGACTCACCAGCGCCGGCAGGAAGAGCCGCGGCCTGAGGAACAAGGGCAAGGGCGCCGAGAAGGTCAGGCCCAGCATAAGGGCCAACAAGGGCAAGGGCAAGTGA
- a CDS encoding type II toxin-antitoxin system VapC family toxin: MVYADTDFFLALMKPNDWLKENAKKLYERYRGEITTSEATFIELLLLARKFNLDPMRITAAVMAITGLEDDLYLRAAYYMKEHGLNPFDAFHAAHCGGMIISSDKAFGRVGIKRIKLESPEEEQGS, from the coding sequence ATGGTCTACGCAGACACGGATTTCTTTCTTGCCCTGATGAAACCAAACGACTGGCTGAAGGAGAACGCAAAAAAGCTCTACGAGCGGTACAGGGGAGAGATAACAACGTCAGAGGCCACGTTCATTGAGCTTCTCCTTCTGGCCAGAAAGTTCAACCTCGACCCCATGAGAATCACCGCTGCAGTAATGGCCATAACCGGACTAGAAGACGACCTTTACCTGCGAGCGGCATACTACATGAAGGAGCACGGTCTCAACCCGTTCGACGCATTCCACGCGGCCCACTGCGGAGGAATGATAATAAGCTCCGACAAAGCCTTCGGCAGGGTGGGAATCAAGAGGATAAAGCTCGAAAGTCCGGAAGAAGAGCAGGGAAGTTAA
- a CDS encoding AbrB/MazE/SpoVT family DNA-binding domain-containing protein, giving the protein MLAKVDSKGRLYIPKELRKDLSREVYLVRVNDGVLIVPKPEDPLRELEELGNKLPDIPLEELRVEILKEAEKLAGE; this is encoded by the coding sequence ATGCTGGCAAAAGTGGATTCCAAGGGGAGGCTATACATCCCAAAGGAACTGAGAAAGGACCTCTCCAGAGAGGTTTACCTCGTAAGGGTCAATGATGGAGTGCTAATAGTTCCCAAACCGGAGGACCCTCTGAGGGAACTCGAAGAGCTGGGAAATAAACTCCCAGATATACCCCTCGAGGAACTAAGGGTGGAAATCCTAAAAGAGGCAGAGAAGCTTGCAGGTGAGTGA
- a CDS encoding RNA-binding protein has product MGKIRAHHVRITTFIHATEDEDKVLEAIATFISEEIDEEDIIFDIDETTGFFGNPIKVVNVEIKRSRAVRKFIDHFNELLSEGDRRYLLDHLDEKVDEEGTFYVRFNKQKAYLGESEIDEGSDVVQVRIKVKAFPMRKEAVVKAVQEWLEE; this is encoded by the coding sequence ATGGGGAAGATACGGGCGCACCACGTCAGGATTACCACGTTCATCCACGCCACCGAGGACGAGGACAAGGTTCTCGAGGCGATAGCGACCTTCATCTCCGAGGAGATAGACGAGGAGGACATAATCTTCGATATCGACGAGACCACGGGTTTCTTCGGCAACCCCATTAAGGTCGTCAACGTCGAAATCAAGCGGAGCAGGGCCGTTAGGAAGTTCATCGACCACTTCAATGAACTGCTGAGCGAGGGGGACAGGCGCTACCTCCTGGACCACCTTGATGAGAAGGTCGATGAGGAGGGAACCTTCTACGTCCGCTTCAACAAGCAGAAAGCGTATCTCGGCGAGTCGGAAATAGATGAGGGGTCGGACGTGGTGCAGGTCAGGATAAAGGTCAAGGCCTTCCCCATGAGGAAGGAAGCGGTCGTCAAAGCCGTTCAGGAGTGGCTGGAAGAATGA
- a CDS encoding Ribonuclease P protein component 3, whose amino-acid sequence MSVGMPLGDGDGEVPFSHDHFVEMDVRSEEAYELAKEWFDEVVFTKKLVLDGPPEWGELKDELRLLRERYEKVALLLVTSRPGLIKEVKKRNLRALLYVQGGDMRVNRLAIEGGVDALISPWFGRKDPGFDHTLAGMAARRGVAIGFSLAPLLSAGPYERVQILRFMTKTWQLVDKYGVPRFITSSAESRWEVRGPRDLMGLGRNIGMDAPRARASLNFYPRRILSTL is encoded by the coding sequence ATGAGCGTCGGGATGCCCCTTGGGGACGGGGATGGGGAGGTACCCTTCTCCCACGACCACTTCGTTGAGATGGACGTGAGGAGCGAGGAAGCCTACGAATTAGCTAAGGAGTGGTTTGATGAGGTCGTCTTCACGAAGAAGCTCGTTCTTGATGGTCCCCCCGAGTGGGGCGAGCTCAAGGATGAGCTCAGGCTCCTCCGTGAGAGGTACGAAAAGGTCGCCCTCCTGCTCGTTACAAGCAGACCGGGTCTGATAAAGGAGGTGAAGAAGAGGAACCTCCGTGCCCTTCTCTACGTTCAGGGCGGCGATATGAGGGTGAACCGCCTTGCCATTGAGGGCGGTGTTGATGCCCTCATAAGCCCCTGGTTCGGGAGAAAGGATCCGGGCTTCGACCACACCCTCGCGGGAATGGCCGCCAGGAGGGGAGTCGCCATAGGGTTCTCCCTCGCGCCCCTGCTCTCCGCTGGCCCCTACGAGAGGGTTCAGATCCTCCGCTTCATGACGAAGACCTGGCAGCTGGTGGACAAATACGGTGTGCCGAGGTTCATCACGAGCTCCGCGGAAAGCAGGTGGGAGGTTCGCGGACCTAGAGACCTGATGGGTCTTGGGAGGAACATAGGTATGGACGCCCCAAGGGCGAGGGCGAGCCTGAACTTTTATCCGAGGAGGATTCTCAGCACCCTGTGA
- a CDS encoding cystathionine gamma-synthase family protein, whose product MRPLHKPIYLTVAFEQVGEPGKSDRGFDLKYSREENPTVRELERKLRGLEGGKETLAFNSGMAAISCTYLSLLSKGSEVVLPMESYGTTVQLAEELGKFGVRVKLAYPSAEAIAEAISDGTSLVLVETVTNPTLKVIDVSEVAKRAREVGATLVVDNTFSPLVFRPFRAGADLVVHSLTKYVAGHNDVLGGAIVSGSPDIGELWHWRRRLGSIIQPVEAWLTLRGMKTLELRFERQSRNALAVAEFLREHPKVVEVHYPGLKDDPHHETAERLFERPLFGGVVSFELSGKAEAEAFLRSLRRVFPSPSLGGVESIASYPTKSAAKTMPPERRKLLGITEGLIRLSLGVEDADELIEDIDRALGGGGAQA is encoded by the coding sequence ATGAGACCTCTTCACAAGCCAATCTACCTTACTGTGGCGTTTGAGCAGGTGGGCGAACCTGGGAAGTCGGACAGGGGCTTTGACCTCAAGTACAGCAGGGAGGAGAATCCCACCGTCAGGGAGCTCGAAAGGAAGCTGAGGGGGCTCGAAGGCGGAAAGGAGACTCTGGCCTTCAACAGTGGCATGGCGGCGATAAGCTGCACCTACCTCTCCCTCCTTTCTAAGGGAAGCGAGGTTGTCCTGCCCATGGAATCCTACGGAACGACGGTTCAGCTGGCCGAGGAGCTGGGGAAGTTTGGGGTTCGCGTTAAGCTCGCCTATCCGAGCGCCGAAGCCATAGCTGAGGCCATCTCCGACGGGACATCGCTCGTGCTCGTTGAGACCGTGACGAACCCTACTCTGAAGGTCATAGATGTCTCCGAGGTCGCCAAAAGGGCCAGAGAGGTTGGGGCAACCCTGGTCGTGGATAACACCTTCTCGCCCCTCGTCTTCAGACCGTTCAGGGCCGGTGCCGACCTGGTGGTTCACAGCCTCACAAAGTACGTAGCGGGCCACAACGACGTCCTCGGCGGGGCAATCGTTTCGGGAAGCCCCGACATCGGGGAGCTCTGGCACTGGCGGAGGAGGCTCGGCTCCATAATCCAGCCGGTTGAGGCCTGGCTCACCCTCAGGGGGATGAAGACCCTTGAACTTCGCTTCGAGAGGCAGAGCAGGAACGCACTTGCCGTAGCTGAGTTCCTGAGGGAGCACCCGAAGGTCGTAGAAGTCCACTACCCGGGTCTCAAGGACGACCCGCACCACGAAACCGCGGAGAGGCTCTTCGAGAGGCCACTGTTCGGAGGGGTCGTGAGCTTTGAGCTCTCCGGAAAAGCTGAGGCGGAGGCCTTTCTGCGCTCGCTGAGGAGGGTTTTCCCCTCTCCGTCCCTCGGGGGAGTTGAGAGCATAGCCTCTTACCCGACTAAGAGCGCCGCCAAGACGATGCCGCCCGAGAGGAGGAAGCTCCTCGGAATCACCGAGGGTCTGATACGCCTTTCCTTGGGAGTTGAGGACGCTGATGAGCTGATTGAGGACATTGACAGGGCTTTGGGGGGTGGTGGGGCTCAGGCTTAG
- a CDS encoding methylenetetrahydrofolate reductase C-terminal domain-containing protein, with product MGLRLSSCPKGMLNGPCGGALGERCEVDGRMCPLLRRLEVEEAPFEEHPVLREMEKLVEGDTRPRDSAFWRGLELGRALTLEFPISAVRTWEDVHLVVGSVRDVDLLTVPDNPLGYPHFEPTAMALYLKSLGRPVCPHLTGKDRNLTAVASELRTALLFGFEAVLMTTGDWPGLSLPSRPVFDLDSANLIRLARLVFAGILPTGERFEADERPRVLGTINPHYRPALEAKRVLRKLVAGAEALVTQVVASKESLSRLKEVLRSAGGDVPVLVSLLHPLTEELRPALERMGIPAGDEGFEELLEEVKTLDFVSGINLIVFSRSLEGWLSLATDAVKTTKEVFE from the coding sequence GTGGGGCTCAGGCTTAGCTCTTGCCCAAAGGGAATGCTGAACGGCCCCTGCGGCGGGGCGCTTGGAGAGAGGTGCGAGGTGGACGGGAGGATGTGCCCATTGCTCAGGAGACTTGAGGTTGAGGAGGCACCTTTCGAGGAGCACCCAGTGCTGAGGGAGATGGAGAAGCTCGTTGAGGGTGACACCAGGCCCAGGGACTCGGCCTTCTGGAGGGGCCTTGAGCTCGGAAGGGCCCTAACGCTGGAGTTCCCCATCTCGGCGGTGAGGACCTGGGAGGACGTCCACCTCGTGGTCGGCTCGGTGAGGGACGTTGATTTGCTGACCGTCCCGGATAATCCCCTTGGCTACCCCCACTTCGAGCCGACCGCCATGGCCCTCTATCTCAAGTCCCTCGGAAGGCCCGTCTGCCCCCACCTCACCGGCAAGGACAGAAACCTGACGGCCGTTGCGTCGGAGCTGAGAACGGCGCTTCTCTTCGGCTTCGAGGCGGTTCTGATGACTACCGGTGACTGGCCGGGCCTGAGCCTTCCGTCGAGGCCCGTCTTCGACCTCGACTCGGCGAACCTCATAAGGCTCGCGAGGCTCGTGTTCGCTGGAATCCTGCCCACGGGGGAGAGGTTTGAGGCCGACGAGAGGCCCCGCGTCCTCGGGACGATAAACCCCCACTACAGGCCGGCCCTTGAGGCCAAGCGCGTTTTGAGGAAGCTCGTGGCCGGGGCGGAGGCCCTTGTGACCCAGGTGGTCGCCTCGAAGGAGAGCCTCTCCAGGCTTAAGGAGGTCCTCCGCTCCGCCGGGGGAGACGTCCCCGTACTCGTCTCCCTCCTCCACCCGCTGACCGAGGAGCTCAGGCCGGCCCTCGAAAGGATGGGCATTCCTGCGGGAGATGAAGGCTTCGAGGAGCTCCTTGAGGAGGTGAAGACCCTGGACTTCGTTTCGGGAATCAACCTGATTGTCTTCTCCCGGAGCCTGGAGGGGTGGCTTTCCCTCGCCACTGATGCCGTAAAAACGACGAAGGAGGTGTTTGAATGA
- a CDS encoding uroporphyrinogen decarboxylase/cobalamine-independent methonine synthase family protein — MIVPALIGSLPRPVSLAKKIELYSIGRLDEEKLEKAYREHTRRAFERLRKAKIGVITDGLYRWDDIFNPLIRFIDGVEVNGLFKFYENNFFYRSPVVRGELSLRENPIPEWLNIALDIKEDVYPGATLKAVLPGPVTLAYHSINEAYESLDELAEAYAGVLAELMKELPVELVELQEPALAAELSRATREKHEEVSPEKAKELIEGLARVKRLWVVTYFGTPKVLPEGVILNFDLVEGSLPESYRGELGVGIVNARETRMERKDRLVDRLRPILRRHGKVYVTPNTLLDFLPESVAWRKLKLLGKLGGE, encoded by the coding sequence ATGATAGTTCCTGCTTTGATTGGAAGCCTTCCGCGGCCTGTTTCGCTGGCAAAAAAGATTGAGCTCTACTCGATAGGGAGACTCGACGAGGAGAAGCTTGAGAAGGCCTACAGGGAGCACACGAGGAGGGCATTTGAGAGGCTGAGGAAGGCCAAGATAGGGGTGATAACCGACGGCCTCTACCGCTGGGACGACATCTTCAACCCGCTGATAAGGTTCATAGACGGCGTAGAAGTAAACGGGCTCTTCAAGTTCTACGAGAACAACTTCTTCTACCGCTCCCCGGTCGTGAGGGGCGAGCTCTCGCTGAGGGAGAACCCGATTCCAGAGTGGCTCAACATAGCCCTCGACATAAAGGAAGACGTTTATCCGGGGGCGACCCTGAAGGCCGTCCTCCCTGGCCCGGTTACTCTGGCTTACCACTCGATTAACGAGGCCTACGAGAGCCTCGACGAGCTCGCTGAGGCCTACGCCGGGGTTTTGGCGGAGCTCATGAAGGAGCTACCGGTTGAGCTCGTCGAGCTCCAGGAGCCCGCCCTGGCCGCGGAGCTCTCAAGGGCCACGAGGGAAAAGCACGAGGAAGTCTCGCCCGAGAAGGCGAAGGAGCTCATAGAAGGCCTTGCGAGGGTGAAGAGGCTCTGGGTTGTCACGTACTTTGGAACACCGAAGGTTCTTCCAGAGGGCGTAATACTCAACTTCGACCTCGTGGAGGGCTCACTCCCAGAGTCCTACAGGGGAGAGCTGGGAGTTGGCATAGTGAACGCGAGGGAAACCAGGATGGAGAGAAAGGACAGGCTCGTGGACAGGCTGAGGCCCATTCTCAGGAGGCACGGAAAGGTCTACGTAACGCCCAACACGCTCCTCGACTTCCTGCCCGAGAGCGTGGCCTGGAGGAAGCTCAAGCTCCTCGGAAAGCTCGGGGGTGAGTGA
- a CDS encoding methionine synthase: MELPILPTSIIGSYPKPRWLLRMYRLRSLGRIPEEDFREAVRDASVAVLREHERAGIDIPWDGEMGRSEMTEHFTAKIAGFRFYGPVRVWGNAYFNKASAVSKLEYREPLVLDEFHWVWENTTRKIVKVPITGPYTIAEWSFNEYYSSKEEFAPELARILNREFKLLEKEGANFIQIDEPAMLNHPDEVPIAVEAINRAVKGVRVKFGLHVCYSNYYLLADHFDELRVSQFALEFANRNFRDMDFLRKLTHQELGFGVVDVHNPRIESPGEVARAIRKVMEYIEPERLYINPDCGLKLLDRRIAYQKLVNMVKGVELVRKELAGEGKETIPFRR; this comes from the coding sequence ATGGAACTGCCCATACTTCCGACGAGCATAATCGGGAGTTACCCGAAGCCAAGGTGGCTCCTCAGGATGTACAGGCTCCGCTCCCTGGGGAGGATTCCGGAGGAGGACTTCAGGGAAGCCGTTAGGGACGCGAGCGTCGCGGTCCTCAGGGAGCACGAGAGGGCGGGTATAGACATACCCTGGGACGGCGAGATGGGAAGGAGCGAGATGACCGAGCACTTCACCGCCAAGATTGCCGGCTTCAGGTTCTACGGCCCGGTTAGGGTGTGGGGAAATGCGTACTTCAACAAAGCCTCTGCAGTTTCAAAGCTCGAATACCGCGAGCCCCTCGTCCTCGACGAGTTCCACTGGGTCTGGGAGAACACGACGAGAAAGATAGTCAAGGTTCCGATTACGGGCCCCTACACGATAGCGGAGTGGAGCTTCAACGAGTACTACTCAAGCAAGGAGGAGTTCGCCCCTGAACTTGCCAGAATCCTCAACAGGGAGTTCAAGCTCCTCGAAAAGGAGGGCGCCAACTTCATACAGATAGACGAGCCCGCGATGCTCAACCACCCGGACGAGGTTCCCATTGCGGTCGAGGCAATAAACAGGGCCGTTAAGGGCGTTAGGGTGAAGTTCGGCCTCCACGTCTGCTACTCCAACTACTACCTCTTGGCCGACCACTTCGATGAGCTGAGGGTTTCCCAGTTCGCCCTTGAGTTCGCCAACAGGAACTTCAGGGACATGGACTTCCTGAGGAAGCTCACCCACCAGGAGCTCGGCTTTGGAGTTGTTGACGTCCACAACCCGAGGATCGAGAGCCCGGGGGAGGTTGCCAGGGCGATAAGGAAGGTTATGGAGTACATCGAGCCCGAGAGGCTCTACATCAACCCCGACTGCGGGCTGAAGCTCTTGGACAGGAGGATAGCCTACCAGAAGCTCGTGAACATGGTTAAGGGCGTTGAGCTCGTTCGTAAGGAGCTCGCGGGGGAGGGGAAGGAGACGATACCCTTCAGGAGGTAA